One Gossypium hirsutum isolate 1008001.06 chromosome A11, Gossypium_hirsutum_v2.1, whole genome shotgun sequence genomic window carries:
- the LOC107922803 gene encoding adenylylsulfatase HINT3 isoform X1 encodes MEARRLAILYSHLCPFPSVSVPSLSSIVSPSACAPQSKETFPHDCVFCQIIRGDSPAFKLYEDDMCLCILDTRPLSSGHSLIIPKSHFPSLDTTPPSVVAAMCSKVPFISNAIIKVTGADSFNLLVNNGVAAGQVIFHTHIHIIPRKAGDCLWTSESLHRRTLKVDQETSGLANRVRELLLNISEENKDQVSTLS; translated from the exons ATGGAGGCTCGAAGATTGGCCATTCTCTATTCTCATCTTTGCCCCTTCCCTTCGGTTTCCGTTCCATCCCTCTCCTCCATCGTTTCTCCTTCCGCTTGCGCTCCCCAGAGCAAGGAAACCTTTCCACACGACTGCGTTTTCTGTCAAATTATTCGCGGTGATTCCCCGGCTTTCAAG CTGTACGAAGATGATATGTGCTTGTGCATATTGGATACCAGACCTTTGAGTTCTGG GCACTCTCTTATTATTCCAAAGTCTCATTTTCCTTCCCTGGACACAACTCCACCATCT GTGGTAGCTGCGATGTGTTCAAAAGTGCCTTTTATTAGCAATGCAATCATCAAAGTCACTGGTGCTG ATTCATTCAACTTGTTGGTTAACAATGGTGTAGCTGCTGGTCAAGTTATATTTCAT ACACATATTCACATAATCCCCCGTAAAGCAGGTGATTGCTTGTGGACTTCTGAG AGTTTGCATCGGCGGACCCTAAAGGTAGACCAGGAAACGTCGGGTCTTGCGAATCGAGTTCGAGAATTGCTGCTAAACATTTCTGAAGAGAACAAGGATCAAGTGTCTACTCTATCTTGA
- the LOC107922803 gene encoding adenylylsulfatase HINT3 isoform X2, whose protein sequence is MEARRLAILYSHLCPFPSVSVPSLSSIVSPSACAPQSKETFPHDCVFCQIIRGDSPAFKLYEDDMCLCILDTRPLSSGHSLIIPKSHFPSLDTTPPSVVAAMCSKVPFISNAIIKVTGADSFNLLVNNGVAAGQVIFHVIACGLLRVCIGGP, encoded by the exons ATGGAGGCTCGAAGATTGGCCATTCTCTATTCTCATCTTTGCCCCTTCCCTTCGGTTTCCGTTCCATCCCTCTCCTCCATCGTTTCTCCTTCCGCTTGCGCTCCCCAGAGCAAGGAAACCTTTCCACACGACTGCGTTTTCTGTCAAATTATTCGCGGTGATTCCCCGGCTTTCAAG CTGTACGAAGATGATATGTGCTTGTGCATATTGGATACCAGACCTTTGAGTTCTGG GCACTCTCTTATTATTCCAAAGTCTCATTTTCCTTCCCTGGACACAACTCCACCATCT GTGGTAGCTGCGATGTGTTCAAAAGTGCCTTTTATTAGCAATGCAATCATCAAAGTCACTGGTGCTG ATTCATTCAACTTGTTGGTTAACAATGGTGTAGCTGCTGGTCAAGTTATATTTCAT GTGATTGCTTGTGGACTTCTGAG AGTTTGCATCGGCGGACCCTAA